Proteins from a genomic interval of Oxyura jamaicensis isolate SHBP4307 breed ruddy duck chromosome 10, BPBGC_Ojam_1.0, whole genome shotgun sequence:
- the IREB2 gene encoding iron-responsive element-binding protein 2, with translation MDPVRPGSPYQPVIEALTNYPQKRFYNVSKLGGTKYDVLPYSIRVLFESSIRNCDGFLVKETDAMNILDWKTKQNNVEVPFCPARVVLQDFTGIPAMVDFAAMREAVRNAGGDPVKVNPACPTDLTVDHSLQIDFSKCAIQNTPNPGGGESQKPAAKLSPLKIQPRKLPCRGQTGCKGPCSAGDSSRNSGQFSAQIENTPILCPFHLQPVPEPETVLKNQEMEFGRNRERLQFFKWSSKVFKNISIIPPETGMAHQVNLEYLSRVVFEVKDFLYPDSVVGTDSHMTMVNGLGILGWGVGGIETEAVMLGMPVTLTLPEVVGCELTGTASTLATSIDIVLSITKHLRQADVAGKFVEFFGSGVSQLSVADRTTIANMCPEYGAILSFFPVDNVTLKHLKHTGFDKAKLEVMEAYLKAVKLFRNDESSSREPEYSQIVQISLSSIIPYVSGPKRSQDRVAVNNMKSDFQACLNEKTGVKGFQIAVEKQNDIVPVQYEGNEYKLSHGCIVIAAVISCTNNCNPSVMLAAGLLAKKAVEAGLVVKPYIRTSLSPGSGMVTHYLSSSGVLPYLSKLGFEVVGYGCSTCVGNTAPLPEAIRNAIKQGDIIACGVLSGTKNFEGRLCDCVRANYLASPPLVVAYAIAGTVRIDFETEPLGTGFNGKSIYLRDIWPTRKELHTVEEECVISSMFKELKEKMEKGNKRWNSLEAPESALFPWDLKSTYIRCPSFFDKLAKEPVSPQAIENAHVLLYLGDSVTTDHISPAGSIARSSAAAKYLTNKGLTPREFNSYGARRGNDAVMTRGTFANIKLLNKFIGKPAPKTIHFPSGQTLDVFEAAELYQKEGIPVIILAGKKYGLGSSRDWAAKGPFLLGVKAVLAESYEKVHKSQLIGIGIAPLQFLPGENPNTLGLTGREQFSILFPPELSPGMTLDIKTSTGKVFSVIALFENDVEITLYKYGGSLNFVARRFL, from the exons ATGTTCTGCCTTATTCTATACGAGTGTTGTTTGAATCCAGTATCCGTAACTGTGATGGCTTCTTAGTGAAAGAAACAGATGCTATGAACATTTTAGACtggaagacaaaacagaataatGTTGAAGTGCCCTTCTGTCCTGCCAGAGTTGTTCTTCAAGATTTTAC tGGAATTCCAGCAATGGTGGATTTTGCTGCCATGAGGGAAGCGGTGAGAAATGCTGGAGGAGATCCTGTGAAAGTCAATCCTGCCTGCCCAACTGATCTCACTGTTGACCATTCTCTGCAGATTGATTTCAGCAAATG TGCAATACAGAATACTCCAAATCCTGGAGGTGGTGAGTCACAGAAGCCAGCGGCAAAGCTTTCTCCACTTAAAATACAGCCTCGGAAGTTACCTTGCAGGGGTCAGACTGGCTGCAAGGGGCCATGTAGTGCTGGAGATTCGAGTCGCAACTCAGGACAGTTTTCTGCGCAGATTGAAAACACGCCTATCCTCTGTCCTTTTCACCTTCAGCCGGTGCCTGA GCCTGAGACAGTATTGAAAAATCAAGAGATGGAATTCGGCAGAAATAGAGAGAGACTTCAATTTTTTAAG TGGAGTTCAAAGGTTTTCAAGAATATTTCCATAATTCCACCGGAGACTGGAATGGCACACCAAGTTAACTTGGAGTATCTGTCAAGAGTTGTTTTTGAAGTTAAAGATTTCCTATATCCAGATAGTGTGGTTGGCACAGATTCTCACATGACCATGGTAAATGGCTTGGGTATCTTGGGCTGGG GTGTTGGGGGGATTGAAACAGAAGCAGTGATGCTGGGGATGCCAGTTACTCTCACTCTGCCGGAGGTGGTTGGGTGCGAACTGACAGGCACAGCCAGCACACTTGCTACATCCATAGATATTGTTCTGAGCATTACGAAG CATCTTAGGCAAGCTGATGTTGCTGGAAAATTTGTTGAGTTCTTTGGGAGTGGCGTTTCCCAGCTGTCTGTAGCAGACCGAACCACAATAGCAAATATGTGTCCTGAATATGGTGCTATTCTGAGCTTTTTCCCTGTTGATAATGTGACACTGAAGCACTTAAAGCATACAG GTTTTGACAAGGCCAAGCTTGAAGTCATGGAAGCATATCTTAAAGCTGTGAAGTTATTTAGAAATGATGAGAGTTCTTCCAGAGAACCTGAGTATTCCCAG atagTGCAAATTAGTTTAAGTTCTATAATTCCATATGTCAGTGGCCCCAAGAGATCCCAAGATAGAGTGGCTGTTAATAACATGAAAAGTGACTTCCAAGCCTGCTTAAATGAAAAG ACTGGTGTTAAAGGGTTTCAGATTGCAGTTGAGAAACAGAATGACATTGTACCTGTTCAGTATGAAGGAAATGAATACAAGCTATCTCATGGCTGCATTGTCATTGCTGCAGTAATCAGCTGTACCAATAATTGCAATCCATCTGTCATGCTTGCTGCAG GACTGCTGGCCAAAAAAGCTGTTGAAGCTGGCCTAGTGGTAAAGCCCTACATAAGAACAAGTTTATCACCAGGCAGTGGAATGGTTACACATTACCTCAGTTCAAGTGGAGTATTACCATACCTCAGTAAGCTTGG gTTTGAGGTTGTCGGTTATGGGTGTTCAACCTGTGTTGGAAACACTGCTCCCCTTCCAGAAGCCATCAGGAATGCAATAAAGCAG GGTGATATAATTGCCTGTGGAGTGCTGTCTGGAACAAAGAACTTTGAAGGACGTCTCTGTGACTGTGTCCGTGCCAATTACCTTGCTTCTCCACCGCTAGTAGTTGCTTATGCTATTGCAGGCACTGTTAGAATAGACTTCGAGACTGAGCCTTTGG GCACTGGCTTTAATGGAAAAAGTATCTACCTACGAGATATTTGGCCTACCCGAAAAGAGCTACACACAGTGGAGGAAGAGTGTGTGATATCGTCCATGTTTAaggaattgaaagaaaaaatggag AAGGGAAACAAACGATGGAATTCACTAGAAGCGCCTGAGTCAGCTTTATTTCCCTGGGATTTGAAATCTACTTACATCAGATGTCCTTCCTTTTTCGATAAACTT GCCAAAGAACCAGTTTCACCACAAGCGATTGAAAATGCCCATGTCTTGTTGTATTTGGGAGATTCTGTAACTACAGATCACATATCCCCTGCTGGAAGCATTGCAAGGAGTAGTGCTGCTGCTAAGTATCTGACCAACAAAGG ACTCACACCTCGTGAATTCAACTCTTATGGAGCTCGAAGAGGTAATGATGCTGTGATGACAAGAGGTACCTTTGCGAATATCAAGCTTCTGAATAAGTTCATAGGAAAACCAGCTCctaaaacaattcattttccaTCTGGACAAACG CTAGATGTGTTTGAAGCAGCGGAGTTGTACCAGAAAGAAGGCATTCCTGTAATTATTTTAGCAGGAAAGAAGTATGGACTGGGCAGCTCAAGAGACTGGGCAGCAAAAGGACCTTTTCTACTG GGTGTTAAAGCTGTCCTAGCTGAAAGCTACGAGAAGGTCCATAAAAGCCAATTGATTGGAATAGGCATAGCTCCGCTTCAGTTTCTTCCTGGGGAAAATCCAAATACTTTGGGTCTCACTGGCAGAGAGCAGTTTTCTATATTGTTCCCTCCAGAGCTGTCGCCTGGAATGACTTTGGATATTAAG acaaGCACTGGAAAAGTGTTCAGCGTGATTGCCTTGTTTGAAAATGACGTGGAGATAACTTTATACAAATATGGTGGAAGTCTAAACTTTGTGGCTCGAAGATTCTTATAG
- the HYKK gene encoding hydroxylysine kinase — translation MSYGSECQPQTLSKPAFDEKEVTELVDRVFGLKVSWIRPLPSYDDQNFHVRVSRSKGEAEGADEYVLKITNSEDSQEPDLIEAQTQAMIFLSAEGFPSATPYLTKDGNIMSLEPKGSGPENKKYMVRLLTYLPGTPVAKVAAKLATNPQIFYEIGKLAASLDKALSEKFHHPSVKSLHRGQFIWNLANVPLLDQYIYALGQNQYRELVEQVIEQFKEKIIPKLSSFRACINHGDLNDHNILVDSPSPSLGAPQYRVSGILDFSDMSYGYYVFEAAIAMMYMMIESADPLRVGGHVLAGFERVLPLTEEERGALFLLVCGRFAQSLVIAAHTALAYPENRDYLLVTARTGWKHLARMAEAGQAAVEQLWFDTARAYGPRGAAD, via the exons ATGTCTTATGGAAGCGAGTGCCAACCGCAGACATTGAGCAAACCGGCATTTGATGAAAAGGAAGTGACAGAATTGGTTGACAGGGTGTTTGGATTAAAGGTGTCCTGGATCAGGCCTCTCCCCAGCTATGATGATCAGAATTTCCATGTGCGTGTCTCAAGAAGCAAAGGTGAGGCTGAAGGTGCAGATGAATACGTCCTCAAAATCACCAATTCGGAAGACAGCCAGGAGCCTGATCTCATTGAAGCACAGACACAGGCCATGATATTTCTCAGTGCTGAAGGCTTTCCTTCAGCTACACCTTATCTTACAAAAGATGGTAACATCATGTCTCTGGAGCCAAAAG GTAGCGGACCTGAGAACAAAAAGTACATGGTCAGACTGCTGACTTACCTGCCAGGTACACCGGTAGCAAAAGTTGCTGCAAAACTTGCTACAAATCCTCAAATTTTCTATGAGATTGGTAAGCTAGCTGCCAGTTTGGATAAAGCTCTCTCAGAG aaattccATCATCCATCAGTAAAAAGTCTGCATCGAGGCCAGTTCATTTGGAACCTGGCAAACGTCCCTCTTCTAGATCAGTACATTTACGCCCTGGGCCAGAACCAGTATCGTGAACTTGTGGAACAAGTCATTGAgcaatttaaagagaaaatcataCCCAAACTAAGCAGTTTTCGAGCCT GTATCAATCACGGAGATCTCAATGACCATAATATTCTGGTGGACTCCCCGTCTCCTTCCCTGGGGGCTCCTCAGTACAGAGTGTCCGGCATCCTGGATTTCAGCGACATGAGCTACGGCTACTACGTGTTCGAGGCGGCGATAGCCATGATGTACATGATGATCGAGAGCGCGGACCCGCTGCGCGTCGGGGGCCACGTCCTGGCCGGCTTCGAGCGCGTGCTGCCGCTGACGGAGGAGGAGAGGGGCGCCCTCTTCCTCCTGGTGTGCGGCAGGTTCGCGCAGTCCCTCGTCATCGCGGCGCACACGGCCCTGGCCTACCCGGAGAACCGCGACTACCTGCTGGTCACGGCGCGCACCGGCTGGAAGCACCTGGCGCGGATGGCCGAGGCGGGGCAGGCCGCCGTCGAGCAGCTCTGGTTTGACACTGCCCGCGCCTAcgggccccgcggggccgccgaCTGA